One stretch of Cervus canadensis isolate Bull #8, Minnesota chromosome 5, ASM1932006v1, whole genome shotgun sequence DNA includes these proteins:
- the NSMF gene encoding NMDA receptor synaptonuclear signaling and neuronal migration factor isoform X3, whose protein sequence is MGAVASRRRALRSEAMSSVAAKVRAARAFGEYLSQSHPENRNGADHLLADAYSGHDGSPEMQPAPQNKRRLSLISNGRYEGSLPEEAASGKPAGEGPQPRVYTISGEPALLPGPEAEAIELAVVKGRRQGERHPHHHSQPLRASPGGSHEDVSRPCQSWAGSRQGSKECPGCAQLAPSPSPQAFGVDQPPLPEAPSRRKKLERMYSVDRVSDDVPIRTWFPKENLFSFQTATTTMQAISNFRKHLRMVGSRRVKAQTFAERRERSFSRSWSDPTPMKADTSHDSRDSSDLQSSHCTLGEAFEDLDWETEKGLEAVACDTEGFVPPKVMLISSKVPKAEYIPTIIRRDDPAIIPILYDHEHATFEDILEEIEKKLNIYHKGAKIWKMLIFCQGGPGHLYLLKNKVATFAKVEKEEDMIHFWKRLSRLMSKVNPEPNVIHVMGCYVLGNPNGEKLFQNLRTLMTPYRVIFESPLELSAQGKQMIETYFDFRLYRLWKSRQHSKLLDFEDVL, encoded by the exons ATGGGCGCCGTCGCCTCCCGGAGGAGGGCGCTAAGAAGCGAGGCCATGTCCTCGGTGGCGGCCAAAGTGCG AGCAGCCCGAGCGTTTGGCGAGTACCTGTCCCAGAGTCACCCCGAAAACCGGAACGGTGCAG ACCACCTGCTGGCTGACGCCTACTCTGGCCACGACGGGTCCCCCGAGATGCAGCCGGCTCCTCAGAACAAGCGCCGCCTCTCCCTCATCTCCAACGGCCGCTATGAGGGCAGCCTTCCGGAGGAGGCTGCCAGCGGGAAGCCGGCCGGTGAGGGCCCCCAGCCCCGCGTGTACACCATCTCAGGGGAGCCGGCCCTGCTGCCCGGCCCGGAGGCCGAGGCCATCGAGCTGGCTGTGGTGAAGGGGCGGCGGCAGGGGGAGCGGCACCCCCACCACCACAGCCAGCCCCTGCGCGCCAGCCCGGGCGGCAGTCACGAGGACGTCAGCAGGCCCTGCCAGAGCTGGGCAGGCAGCCGCCAGGGCTCCAAGGAGTGTCCCGGATGCGCCCAGCTcgcccccagtccctcccctcAGGCCTTTGGGGTGGACCAGCCGCCTCTGCCTGAGGCTCCCAGCCGCCGCAAGAAGCTGGAGAGGATGTACAGCGTCGACCGAGTGTCTG ATGACGTCCCCATCCGTACCTGGTTCCCCAAGGAAAACCTCTTCAGTTTCCAGACGGCAACCACAACTATGCAAGC CATCTC GAACTTCCGCAAACACCTGCGCATGGTCGGCAGCCGGCGGGTGAAGGCCCAGA CGTTCGCCGAGCGGCGCGAGCGGAGCTTCAGCCGGTCCTGGAGCGACCCCACCCCCATGAAAGCCGACACCTCTCACGACTCCCGAGACA GTAGTGACTTGCAGAGCTCCCACTGCACCTTGGGCGAGGCTTTCGAGGACCTGGACTGGGAGACTGAGAAGGGCCTGGAGGCCGTAGCCTGCGACACTGAGGGCTTCGTGCCACCCAAGGTCATG CTCATCTCCTCCAAAGTGCCCAAAGCCGAGTACATCCCCACCATCATCCGCAGGGACGACCCCGCCATCATCCCCATCCTCTAC GACCACGAGCACGCGACCTTCGAGGACATTCTGG aggaGATAGAGAAGAAGCTGAATATCTACCACAAGGGGGCCAAAATCTGGAAGATGCTGATTTTCTGCCAG GGTGGCCCAGGACACTTGTACCTGCTTAAGAACAAGGTGGCCACCTTTGCCaaagtggagaaggaagaggacatGATCCA CTTCTGGAAGCGGTTGAGCCGCTTGATGAGCAAAGTGAACCCTGAGCCGAACGTTATCCACGTCATGGGCTGCTACGTCCTGGGGAACCCCAATGGGGAGAAG CTCTTCCAGAACCTCAGGACCCTCATGACTCCTTACAGGGTAATCTTCGAGTCGCCCCTGGAGCTGTCGGCTCAAG GGAAGCAGATGATTGAGACCTACTTTGACTTCCGGCTGTACCGCCTGTGGAAGAGCCGCCAGCACTCGAAGCTGCTGGACTTTGAGGACGTTCTGTGA
- the NSMF gene encoding NMDA receptor synaptonuclear signaling and neuronal migration factor isoform X9, producing MQPAPQNKRRLSLISNGRYEGSLPEEAASGKPAGEGPQPRVYTISGEPALLPGPEAEAIELAVVKGRRQGERHPHHHSQPLRASPGGSHEDVSRPCQSWAGSRQGSKECPGCAQLAPSPSPQAFGVDQPPLPEAPSRRKKLERMYSVDRVSDDVPIRTWFPKENLFSFQTATTTMQAISVFRGYAERKRRKRENDSASVIQRNFRKHLRMVGSRRVKAQTFAERRERSFSRSWSDPTPMKADTSHDSRDSSDLQSSHCTLGEAFEDLDWETEKGLEAVACDTEGFVPPKVMLISSKVPKAEYIPTIIRRDDPAIIPILYDHEHATFEDILEEIEKKLNIYHKGAKIWKMLIFCQGGPGHLYLLKNKVATFAKVEKEEDMIHFWKRLSRLMSKVNPEPNVIHVMGCYVLGNPNGEKLFQNLRTLMTPYRVIFESPLELSAQGKQMIETYFDFRLYRLWKSRQHSKLLDFEDVL from the exons ATGCAGCCGGCTCCTCAGAACAAGCGCCGCCTCTCCCTCATCTCCAACGGCCGCTATGAGGGCAGCCTTCCGGAGGAGGCTGCCAGCGGGAAGCCGGCCGGTGAGGGCCCCCAGCCCCGCGTGTACACCATCTCAGGGGAGCCGGCCCTGCTGCCCGGCCCGGAGGCCGAGGCCATCGAGCTGGCTGTGGTGAAGGGGCGGCGGCAGGGGGAGCGGCACCCCCACCACCACAGCCAGCCCCTGCGCGCCAGCCCGGGCGGCAGTCACGAGGACGTCAGCAGGCCCTGCCAGAGCTGGGCAGGCAGCCGCCAGGGCTCCAAGGAGTGTCCCGGATGCGCCCAGCTcgcccccagtccctcccctcAGGCCTTTGGGGTGGACCAGCCGCCTCTGCCTGAGGCTCCCAGCCGCCGCAAGAAGCTGGAGAGGATGTACAGCGTCGACCGAGTGTCTG ATGACGTCCCCATCCGTACCTGGTTCCCCAAGGAAAACCTCTTCAGTTTCCAGACGGCAACCACAACTATGCAAGC CATCTC GGTGTTCAGGGGCTACGCGGAGAGGAAGCGCCGGAAACGGGAGAATGATTCCGCGTCTGTAATCCAGAG GAACTTCCGCAAACACCTGCGCATGGTCGGCAGCCGGCGGGTGAAGGCCCAGA CGTTCGCCGAGCGGCGCGAGCGGAGCTTCAGCCGGTCCTGGAGCGACCCCACCCCCATGAAAGCCGACACCTCTCACGACTCCCGAGACA GTAGTGACTTGCAGAGCTCCCACTGCACCTTGGGCGAGGCTTTCGAGGACCTGGACTGGGAGACTGAGAAGGGCCTGGAGGCCGTAGCCTGCGACACTGAGGGCTTCGTGCCACCCAAGGTCATG CTCATCTCCTCCAAAGTGCCCAAAGCCGAGTACATCCCCACCATCATCCGCAGGGACGACCCCGCCATCATCCCCATCCTCTAC GACCACGAGCACGCGACCTTCGAGGACATTCTGG aggaGATAGAGAAGAAGCTGAATATCTACCACAAGGGGGCCAAAATCTGGAAGATGCTGATTTTCTGCCAG GGTGGCCCAGGACACTTGTACCTGCTTAAGAACAAGGTGGCCACCTTTGCCaaagtggagaaggaagaggacatGATCCA CTTCTGGAAGCGGTTGAGCCGCTTGATGAGCAAAGTGAACCCTGAGCCGAACGTTATCCACGTCATGGGCTGCTACGTCCTGGGGAACCCCAATGGGGAGAAG CTCTTCCAGAACCTCAGGACCCTCATGACTCCTTACAGGGTAATCTTCGAGTCGCCCCTGGAGCTGTCGGCTCAAG GGAAGCAGATGATTGAGACCTACTTTGACTTCCGGCTGTACCGCCTGTGGAAGAGCCGCCAGCACTCGAAGCTGCTGGACTTTGAGGACGTTCTGTGA
- the NSMF gene encoding NMDA receptor synaptonuclear signaling and neuronal migration factor isoform X1, with product MGAVASRRRALRSEAMSSVAAKVRAARAFGEYLSQSHPENRNGADHLLADAYSGHDGSPEMQPAPQNKRRLSLISNGRYEGSLPEEAASGKPAGEGPQPRVYTISGEPALLPGPEAEAIELAVVKGRRQGERHPHHHSQPLRASPGGSHEDVSRPCQSWAGSRQGSKECPGCAQLAPSPSPQAFGVDQPPLPEAPSRRKKLERMYSVDRVSDDVPIRTWFPKENLFSFQTATTTMQAISVFRGYAERKRRKRENDSASVIQRNFRKHLRMVGSRRVKAQTFAERRERSFSRSWSDPTPMKADTSHDSRDSSDLQSSHCTLGEAFEDLDWETEKGLEAVACDTEGFVPPKVMLISSKVPKAEYIPTIIRRDDPAIIPILYDHEHATFEDILEEIEKKLNIYHKGAKIWKMLIFCQGGPGHLYLLKNKVATFAKVEKEEDMIHFWKRLSRLMSKVNPEPNVIHVMGCYVLGNPNGEKLFQNLRTLMTPYRVIFESPLELSAQGKQMIETYFDFRLYRLWKSRQHSKLLDFEDVL from the exons ATGGGCGCCGTCGCCTCCCGGAGGAGGGCGCTAAGAAGCGAGGCCATGTCCTCGGTGGCGGCCAAAGTGCG AGCAGCCCGAGCGTTTGGCGAGTACCTGTCCCAGAGTCACCCCGAAAACCGGAACGGTGCAG ACCACCTGCTGGCTGACGCCTACTCTGGCCACGACGGGTCCCCCGAGATGCAGCCGGCTCCTCAGAACAAGCGCCGCCTCTCCCTCATCTCCAACGGCCGCTATGAGGGCAGCCTTCCGGAGGAGGCTGCCAGCGGGAAGCCGGCCGGTGAGGGCCCCCAGCCCCGCGTGTACACCATCTCAGGGGAGCCGGCCCTGCTGCCCGGCCCGGAGGCCGAGGCCATCGAGCTGGCTGTGGTGAAGGGGCGGCGGCAGGGGGAGCGGCACCCCCACCACCACAGCCAGCCCCTGCGCGCCAGCCCGGGCGGCAGTCACGAGGACGTCAGCAGGCCCTGCCAGAGCTGGGCAGGCAGCCGCCAGGGCTCCAAGGAGTGTCCCGGATGCGCCCAGCTcgcccccagtccctcccctcAGGCCTTTGGGGTGGACCAGCCGCCTCTGCCTGAGGCTCCCAGCCGCCGCAAGAAGCTGGAGAGGATGTACAGCGTCGACCGAGTGTCTG ATGACGTCCCCATCCGTACCTGGTTCCCCAAGGAAAACCTCTTCAGTTTCCAGACGGCAACCACAACTATGCAAGC CATCTC GGTGTTCAGGGGCTACGCGGAGAGGAAGCGCCGGAAACGGGAGAATGATTCCGCGTCTGTAATCCAGAG GAACTTCCGCAAACACCTGCGCATGGTCGGCAGCCGGCGGGTGAAGGCCCAGA CGTTCGCCGAGCGGCGCGAGCGGAGCTTCAGCCGGTCCTGGAGCGACCCCACCCCCATGAAAGCCGACACCTCTCACGACTCCCGAGACA GTAGTGACTTGCAGAGCTCCCACTGCACCTTGGGCGAGGCTTTCGAGGACCTGGACTGGGAGACTGAGAAGGGCCTGGAGGCCGTAGCCTGCGACACTGAGGGCTTCGTGCCACCCAAGGTCATG CTCATCTCCTCCAAAGTGCCCAAAGCCGAGTACATCCCCACCATCATCCGCAGGGACGACCCCGCCATCATCCCCATCCTCTAC GACCACGAGCACGCGACCTTCGAGGACATTCTGG aggaGATAGAGAAGAAGCTGAATATCTACCACAAGGGGGCCAAAATCTGGAAGATGCTGATTTTCTGCCAG GGTGGCCCAGGACACTTGTACCTGCTTAAGAACAAGGTGGCCACCTTTGCCaaagtggagaaggaagaggacatGATCCA CTTCTGGAAGCGGTTGAGCCGCTTGATGAGCAAAGTGAACCCTGAGCCGAACGTTATCCACGTCATGGGCTGCTACGTCCTGGGGAACCCCAATGGGGAGAAG CTCTTCCAGAACCTCAGGACCCTCATGACTCCTTACAGGGTAATCTTCGAGTCGCCCCTGGAGCTGTCGGCTCAAG GGAAGCAGATGATTGAGACCTACTTTGACTTCCGGCTGTACCGCCTGTGGAAGAGCCGCCAGCACTCGAAGCTGCTGGACTTTGAGGACGTTCTGTGA
- the NSMF gene encoding NMDA receptor synaptonuclear signaling and neuronal migration factor isoform X7: MGAVASRRRALRSEAMSSVAAKVRAARAFGEYLSQSHPENRNGADHLLADAYSGHDGSPEMQPAPQNKRRLSLISNGRYEGSLPEEAASGKPAGEGPQPRVYTISGEPALLPGPEAEAIELAVVKGRRQGERHPHHHSQPLRASPGGSHEDVSRPCQSWAGSRQGSKECPGCAQLAPSPSPQAFGVDQPPLPEAPSRRKKLERMYSVDRVSDDVPIRTWFPKENLFSFQTATTTMQAISNFRKHLRMVGSRRVKAQSSDLQSSHCTLGEAFEDLDWETEKGLEAVACDTEGFVPPKVMLISSKVPKAEYIPTIIRRDDPAIIPILYDHEHATFEDILEEIEKKLNIYHKGAKIWKMLIFCQGGPGHLYLLKNKVATFAKVEKEEDMIHFWKRLSRLMSKVNPEPNVIHVMGCYVLGNPNGEKLFQNLRTLMTPYRVIFESPLELSAQGKQMIETYFDFRLYRLWKSRQHSKLLDFEDVL, translated from the exons ATGGGCGCCGTCGCCTCCCGGAGGAGGGCGCTAAGAAGCGAGGCCATGTCCTCGGTGGCGGCCAAAGTGCG AGCAGCCCGAGCGTTTGGCGAGTACCTGTCCCAGAGTCACCCCGAAAACCGGAACGGTGCAG ACCACCTGCTGGCTGACGCCTACTCTGGCCACGACGGGTCCCCCGAGATGCAGCCGGCTCCTCAGAACAAGCGCCGCCTCTCCCTCATCTCCAACGGCCGCTATGAGGGCAGCCTTCCGGAGGAGGCTGCCAGCGGGAAGCCGGCCGGTGAGGGCCCCCAGCCCCGCGTGTACACCATCTCAGGGGAGCCGGCCCTGCTGCCCGGCCCGGAGGCCGAGGCCATCGAGCTGGCTGTGGTGAAGGGGCGGCGGCAGGGGGAGCGGCACCCCCACCACCACAGCCAGCCCCTGCGCGCCAGCCCGGGCGGCAGTCACGAGGACGTCAGCAGGCCCTGCCAGAGCTGGGCAGGCAGCCGCCAGGGCTCCAAGGAGTGTCCCGGATGCGCCCAGCTcgcccccagtccctcccctcAGGCCTTTGGGGTGGACCAGCCGCCTCTGCCTGAGGCTCCCAGCCGCCGCAAGAAGCTGGAGAGGATGTACAGCGTCGACCGAGTGTCTG ATGACGTCCCCATCCGTACCTGGTTCCCCAAGGAAAACCTCTTCAGTTTCCAGACGGCAACCACAACTATGCAAGC CATCTC GAACTTCCGCAAACACCTGCGCATGGTCGGCAGCCGGCGGGTGAAGGCCCAGA GTAGTGACTTGCAGAGCTCCCACTGCACCTTGGGCGAGGCTTTCGAGGACCTGGACTGGGAGACTGAGAAGGGCCTGGAGGCCGTAGCCTGCGACACTGAGGGCTTCGTGCCACCCAAGGTCATG CTCATCTCCTCCAAAGTGCCCAAAGCCGAGTACATCCCCACCATCATCCGCAGGGACGACCCCGCCATCATCCCCATCCTCTAC GACCACGAGCACGCGACCTTCGAGGACATTCTGG aggaGATAGAGAAGAAGCTGAATATCTACCACAAGGGGGCCAAAATCTGGAAGATGCTGATTTTCTGCCAG GGTGGCCCAGGACACTTGTACCTGCTTAAGAACAAGGTGGCCACCTTTGCCaaagtggagaaggaagaggacatGATCCA CTTCTGGAAGCGGTTGAGCCGCTTGATGAGCAAAGTGAACCCTGAGCCGAACGTTATCCACGTCATGGGCTGCTACGTCCTGGGGAACCCCAATGGGGAGAAG CTCTTCCAGAACCTCAGGACCCTCATGACTCCTTACAGGGTAATCTTCGAGTCGCCCCTGGAGCTGTCGGCTCAAG GGAAGCAGATGATTGAGACCTACTTTGACTTCCGGCTGTACCGCCTGTGGAAGAGCCGCCAGCACTCGAAGCTGCTGGACTTTGAGGACGTTCTGTGA
- the NSMF gene encoding NMDA receptor synaptonuclear signaling and neuronal migration factor isoform X2 produces the protein MGAVASRRRALRSEAMSSVAAKVRAARAFGEYLSQSHPENRNGADHLLADAYSGHDGSPEMQPAPQNKRRLSLISNGRYEGSLPEEAASGKPAGEGPQPRVYTISGEPALLPGPEAEAIELAVVKGRRQGERHPHHHSQPLRASPGGSHEDVSRPCQSWAGSRQGSKECPGCAQLAPSPSPQAFGVDQPPLPEAPSRRKKLERMYSVDRVSDDVPIRTWFPKENLFSFQTATTTMQAVFRGYAERKRRKRENDSASVIQRNFRKHLRMVGSRRVKAQTFAERRERSFSRSWSDPTPMKADTSHDSRDSSDLQSSHCTLGEAFEDLDWETEKGLEAVACDTEGFVPPKVMLISSKVPKAEYIPTIIRRDDPAIIPILYDHEHATFEDILEEIEKKLNIYHKGAKIWKMLIFCQGGPGHLYLLKNKVATFAKVEKEEDMIHFWKRLSRLMSKVNPEPNVIHVMGCYVLGNPNGEKLFQNLRTLMTPYRVIFESPLELSAQGKQMIETYFDFRLYRLWKSRQHSKLLDFEDVL, from the exons ATGGGCGCCGTCGCCTCCCGGAGGAGGGCGCTAAGAAGCGAGGCCATGTCCTCGGTGGCGGCCAAAGTGCG AGCAGCCCGAGCGTTTGGCGAGTACCTGTCCCAGAGTCACCCCGAAAACCGGAACGGTGCAG ACCACCTGCTGGCTGACGCCTACTCTGGCCACGACGGGTCCCCCGAGATGCAGCCGGCTCCTCAGAACAAGCGCCGCCTCTCCCTCATCTCCAACGGCCGCTATGAGGGCAGCCTTCCGGAGGAGGCTGCCAGCGGGAAGCCGGCCGGTGAGGGCCCCCAGCCCCGCGTGTACACCATCTCAGGGGAGCCGGCCCTGCTGCCCGGCCCGGAGGCCGAGGCCATCGAGCTGGCTGTGGTGAAGGGGCGGCGGCAGGGGGAGCGGCACCCCCACCACCACAGCCAGCCCCTGCGCGCCAGCCCGGGCGGCAGTCACGAGGACGTCAGCAGGCCCTGCCAGAGCTGGGCAGGCAGCCGCCAGGGCTCCAAGGAGTGTCCCGGATGCGCCCAGCTcgcccccagtccctcccctcAGGCCTTTGGGGTGGACCAGCCGCCTCTGCCTGAGGCTCCCAGCCGCCGCAAGAAGCTGGAGAGGATGTACAGCGTCGACCGAGTGTCTG ATGACGTCCCCATCCGTACCTGGTTCCCCAAGGAAAACCTCTTCAGTTTCCAGACGGCAACCACAACTATGCAAGC GGTGTTCAGGGGCTACGCGGAGAGGAAGCGCCGGAAACGGGAGAATGATTCCGCGTCTGTAATCCAGAG GAACTTCCGCAAACACCTGCGCATGGTCGGCAGCCGGCGGGTGAAGGCCCAGA CGTTCGCCGAGCGGCGCGAGCGGAGCTTCAGCCGGTCCTGGAGCGACCCCACCCCCATGAAAGCCGACACCTCTCACGACTCCCGAGACA GTAGTGACTTGCAGAGCTCCCACTGCACCTTGGGCGAGGCTTTCGAGGACCTGGACTGGGAGACTGAGAAGGGCCTGGAGGCCGTAGCCTGCGACACTGAGGGCTTCGTGCCACCCAAGGTCATG CTCATCTCCTCCAAAGTGCCCAAAGCCGAGTACATCCCCACCATCATCCGCAGGGACGACCCCGCCATCATCCCCATCCTCTAC GACCACGAGCACGCGACCTTCGAGGACATTCTGG aggaGATAGAGAAGAAGCTGAATATCTACCACAAGGGGGCCAAAATCTGGAAGATGCTGATTTTCTGCCAG GGTGGCCCAGGACACTTGTACCTGCTTAAGAACAAGGTGGCCACCTTTGCCaaagtggagaaggaagaggacatGATCCA CTTCTGGAAGCGGTTGAGCCGCTTGATGAGCAAAGTGAACCCTGAGCCGAACGTTATCCACGTCATGGGCTGCTACGTCCTGGGGAACCCCAATGGGGAGAAG CTCTTCCAGAACCTCAGGACCCTCATGACTCCTTACAGGGTAATCTTCGAGTCGCCCCTGGAGCTGTCGGCTCAAG GGAAGCAGATGATTGAGACCTACTTTGACTTCCGGCTGTACCGCCTGTGGAAGAGCCGCCAGCACTCGAAGCTGCTGGACTTTGAGGACGTTCTGTGA
- the NSMF gene encoding NMDA receptor synaptonuclear signaling and neuronal migration factor isoform X4 has product MGAVASRRRALRSEAMSSVAAKVRAARAFGEYLSQSHPENRNGADHLLADAYSGHDGSPEMQPAPQNKRRLSLISNGRYEGSLPEEAASGKPAGEGPQPRVYTISGEPALLPGPEAEAIELAVVKGRRQGERHPHHHSQPLRASPGGSHEDVSRPCQSWAGSRQGSKECPGCAQLAPSPSPQAFGVDQPPLPEAPSRRKKLERMYSVDRVSDDVPIRTWFPKENLFSFQTATTTMQANFRKHLRMVGSRRVKAQTFAERRERSFSRSWSDPTPMKADTSHDSRDSSDLQSSHCTLGEAFEDLDWETEKGLEAVACDTEGFVPPKVMLISSKVPKAEYIPTIIRRDDPAIIPILYDHEHATFEDILEEIEKKLNIYHKGAKIWKMLIFCQGGPGHLYLLKNKVATFAKVEKEEDMIHFWKRLSRLMSKVNPEPNVIHVMGCYVLGNPNGEKLFQNLRTLMTPYRVIFESPLELSAQGKQMIETYFDFRLYRLWKSRQHSKLLDFEDVL; this is encoded by the exons ATGGGCGCCGTCGCCTCCCGGAGGAGGGCGCTAAGAAGCGAGGCCATGTCCTCGGTGGCGGCCAAAGTGCG AGCAGCCCGAGCGTTTGGCGAGTACCTGTCCCAGAGTCACCCCGAAAACCGGAACGGTGCAG ACCACCTGCTGGCTGACGCCTACTCTGGCCACGACGGGTCCCCCGAGATGCAGCCGGCTCCTCAGAACAAGCGCCGCCTCTCCCTCATCTCCAACGGCCGCTATGAGGGCAGCCTTCCGGAGGAGGCTGCCAGCGGGAAGCCGGCCGGTGAGGGCCCCCAGCCCCGCGTGTACACCATCTCAGGGGAGCCGGCCCTGCTGCCCGGCCCGGAGGCCGAGGCCATCGAGCTGGCTGTGGTGAAGGGGCGGCGGCAGGGGGAGCGGCACCCCCACCACCACAGCCAGCCCCTGCGCGCCAGCCCGGGCGGCAGTCACGAGGACGTCAGCAGGCCCTGCCAGAGCTGGGCAGGCAGCCGCCAGGGCTCCAAGGAGTGTCCCGGATGCGCCCAGCTcgcccccagtccctcccctcAGGCCTTTGGGGTGGACCAGCCGCCTCTGCCTGAGGCTCCCAGCCGCCGCAAGAAGCTGGAGAGGATGTACAGCGTCGACCGAGTGTCTG ATGACGTCCCCATCCGTACCTGGTTCCCCAAGGAAAACCTCTTCAGTTTCCAGACGGCAACCACAACTATGCAAGC GAACTTCCGCAAACACCTGCGCATGGTCGGCAGCCGGCGGGTGAAGGCCCAGA CGTTCGCCGAGCGGCGCGAGCGGAGCTTCAGCCGGTCCTGGAGCGACCCCACCCCCATGAAAGCCGACACCTCTCACGACTCCCGAGACA GTAGTGACTTGCAGAGCTCCCACTGCACCTTGGGCGAGGCTTTCGAGGACCTGGACTGGGAGACTGAGAAGGGCCTGGAGGCCGTAGCCTGCGACACTGAGGGCTTCGTGCCACCCAAGGTCATG CTCATCTCCTCCAAAGTGCCCAAAGCCGAGTACATCCCCACCATCATCCGCAGGGACGACCCCGCCATCATCCCCATCCTCTAC GACCACGAGCACGCGACCTTCGAGGACATTCTGG aggaGATAGAGAAGAAGCTGAATATCTACCACAAGGGGGCCAAAATCTGGAAGATGCTGATTTTCTGCCAG GGTGGCCCAGGACACTTGTACCTGCTTAAGAACAAGGTGGCCACCTTTGCCaaagtggagaaggaagaggacatGATCCA CTTCTGGAAGCGGTTGAGCCGCTTGATGAGCAAAGTGAACCCTGAGCCGAACGTTATCCACGTCATGGGCTGCTACGTCCTGGGGAACCCCAATGGGGAGAAG CTCTTCCAGAACCTCAGGACCCTCATGACTCCTTACAGGGTAATCTTCGAGTCGCCCCTGGAGCTGTCGGCTCAAG GGAAGCAGATGATTGAGACCTACTTTGACTTCCGGCTGTACCGCCTGTGGAAGAGCCGCCAGCACTCGAAGCTGCTGGACTTTGAGGACGTTCTGTGA
- the NSMF gene encoding NMDA receptor synaptonuclear signaling and neuronal migration factor isoform X5: protein MGAVASRRRALRSEAMSSVAAKVRAARAFGEYLSQSHPENRNGADHLLADAYSGHDGSPEMQPAPQNKRRLSLISNGRYEGSLPEEAASGKPAGEGPQPRVYTISGEPALLPGPEAEAIELAVVKGRRQGERHPHHHSQPLRASPGGSHEDVSRPCQSWAGSRQGSKECPGCAQLAPSPSPQAFGVDQPPLPEAPSRRKKLERMYSVDRVSDDVPIRTWFPKENLFSFQTATTTMQAISVFRGYAERKRRKRENDSASVIQRNFRKHLRMVGSRRVKAQSSDLQSSHCTLGEAFEDLDWETEKGLEAVACDTEGFVPPKVMLISSKVPKAEYIPTIIRRDDPAIIPILYDHEHATFEDILEEIEKKLNIYHKGAKIWKMLIFCQGGPGHLYLLKNKVATFAKVEKEEDMIHFWKRLSRLMSKVNPEPNVIHVMGCYVLGNPNGEKLFQNLRTLMTPYRVIFESPLELSAQGKQMIETYFDFRLYRLWKSRQHSKLLDFEDVL from the exons ATGGGCGCCGTCGCCTCCCGGAGGAGGGCGCTAAGAAGCGAGGCCATGTCCTCGGTGGCGGCCAAAGTGCG AGCAGCCCGAGCGTTTGGCGAGTACCTGTCCCAGAGTCACCCCGAAAACCGGAACGGTGCAG ACCACCTGCTGGCTGACGCCTACTCTGGCCACGACGGGTCCCCCGAGATGCAGCCGGCTCCTCAGAACAAGCGCCGCCTCTCCCTCATCTCCAACGGCCGCTATGAGGGCAGCCTTCCGGAGGAGGCTGCCAGCGGGAAGCCGGCCGGTGAGGGCCCCCAGCCCCGCGTGTACACCATCTCAGGGGAGCCGGCCCTGCTGCCCGGCCCGGAGGCCGAGGCCATCGAGCTGGCTGTGGTGAAGGGGCGGCGGCAGGGGGAGCGGCACCCCCACCACCACAGCCAGCCCCTGCGCGCCAGCCCGGGCGGCAGTCACGAGGACGTCAGCAGGCCCTGCCAGAGCTGGGCAGGCAGCCGCCAGGGCTCCAAGGAGTGTCCCGGATGCGCCCAGCTcgcccccagtccctcccctcAGGCCTTTGGGGTGGACCAGCCGCCTCTGCCTGAGGCTCCCAGCCGCCGCAAGAAGCTGGAGAGGATGTACAGCGTCGACCGAGTGTCTG ATGACGTCCCCATCCGTACCTGGTTCCCCAAGGAAAACCTCTTCAGTTTCCAGACGGCAACCACAACTATGCAAGC CATCTC GGTGTTCAGGGGCTACGCGGAGAGGAAGCGCCGGAAACGGGAGAATGATTCCGCGTCTGTAATCCAGAG GAACTTCCGCAAACACCTGCGCATGGTCGGCAGCCGGCGGGTGAAGGCCCAGA GTAGTGACTTGCAGAGCTCCCACTGCACCTTGGGCGAGGCTTTCGAGGACCTGGACTGGGAGACTGAGAAGGGCCTGGAGGCCGTAGCCTGCGACACTGAGGGCTTCGTGCCACCCAAGGTCATG CTCATCTCCTCCAAAGTGCCCAAAGCCGAGTACATCCCCACCATCATCCGCAGGGACGACCCCGCCATCATCCCCATCCTCTAC GACCACGAGCACGCGACCTTCGAGGACATTCTGG aggaGATAGAGAAGAAGCTGAATATCTACCACAAGGGGGCCAAAATCTGGAAGATGCTGATTTTCTGCCAG GGTGGCCCAGGACACTTGTACCTGCTTAAGAACAAGGTGGCCACCTTTGCCaaagtggagaaggaagaggacatGATCCA CTTCTGGAAGCGGTTGAGCCGCTTGATGAGCAAAGTGAACCCTGAGCCGAACGTTATCCACGTCATGGGCTGCTACGTCCTGGGGAACCCCAATGGGGAGAAG CTCTTCCAGAACCTCAGGACCCTCATGACTCCTTACAGGGTAATCTTCGAGTCGCCCCTGGAGCTGTCGGCTCAAG GGAAGCAGATGATTGAGACCTACTTTGACTTCCGGCTGTACCGCCTGTGGAAGAGCCGCCAGCACTCGAAGCTGCTGGACTTTGAGGACGTTCTGTGA